Proteins from one Pseudomonas sp. KBS0710 genomic window:
- a CDS encoding transglutaminase family protein, which yields MDTYLNPSRFIDSDHPAVVEFAEKHRGTRPDLSDQAVSLYLAVREAIRYNPYTFSRDPNTLSASFALATGESYCVPKATLLAACARHCGIPARIGLADVRNHLSTPRLLALLKSDVFAMHGYTELYLHGRWVKATPAFNSQLCELFDVPPLEFDGVSDSVFHAFNRQGRRSMEYVLDHGQFSDVPEAFFFAHIRQCYPHLFADDMPILLGDMQSDLSRA from the coding sequence ATGGATACGTACTTGAATCCCAGCCGCTTCATCGATAGTGACCACCCTGCGGTGGTGGAGTTCGCCGAAAAACATCGCGGAACCCGCCCGGATTTAAGTGACCAGGCGGTCAGTCTCTACTTGGCCGTGCGTGAGGCGATTCGCTACAACCCGTACACCTTCAGCCGTGACCCGAATACCCTCAGTGCCAGCTTTGCCCTGGCCACTGGCGAGAGTTATTGCGTGCCCAAGGCCACCTTATTGGCCGCCTGTGCCCGCCATTGCGGGATCCCGGCGCGCATCGGCCTGGCGGATGTGCGCAATCATTTATCGACACCGCGCCTGCTCGCACTGCTCAAAAGTGATGTGTTCGCCATGCATGGCTATACCGAGTTGTACCTGCACGGACGCTGGGTCAAGGCCACGCCGGCGTTCAACAGCCAACTGTGCGAGTTGTTCGACGTGCCGCCGTTGGAGTTCGATGGGGTGAGCGACAGCGTGTTTCACGCCTTCAACCGCCAGGGCCGGCGCTCGATGGAGTATGTGCTGGACCACGGGCAGTTCAGCGATGTGCCCGAAGCGTTTTTCTTCGCGCATATCCGGCAGTGTTACCCTCATCTGTTTGCCGACGACATGCCGATCCTGCTGGGGGACATGCAGAGCGATTTAAGCCGCGCGTGA